From a single Streptomyces aurantiacus genomic region:
- a CDS encoding pentapeptide repeat-containing protein, protein MEEVDRAAYLAALPPGADIDHRGTPFTTELLDQLLTALREPSTGQAHIGVAMFAWASFSGDAQFDKVSFSGDAWFAQVSFSGDALFSGASFSSDAWFIGASFSADAWFGNVSFSGDTQFAWVSFSGNAHFHGARFELAPRFGPLVCGKRVALDAAVFQQPVTMKIAARQVSCARTRWASAATLHLRYAELDLQDAVCEYPVMVSARPTPFPIHDEAGSWSPESELSDLEAEVGVTSVGGVDAAHLALHDIDLSRCRFAGAVHLDQLKVDGWCTFATTPTNWSRRFPWRWSRRNTLIEEHHWRVRTARHPGRATARGWTSQPRDAPELKPAAVASLYRQLRKSLEDGKNEPDAADFYYGECEMRRHDTGRPWGERALLSAYWALSGYGLRATRALAWLVAAMAATIAVMMLWGLPTDDPKPTTTGRQVTAGQKMVLTTDTPDPVNPTGPLIERVTTERWEKSLRVVINSVVFRSSGQDLTTTGTYTEMISRLAEPVLLGLAVLAVRSRVKR, encoded by the coding sequence TTGGAAGAAGTCGACCGCGCCGCCTACCTCGCGGCGTTGCCCCCCGGCGCCGACATCGACCACCGCGGCACCCCCTTTACCACTGAGCTGCTGGACCAGCTACTAACCGCCCTACGCGAGCCCTCCACCGGTCAGGCCCACATCGGCGTCGCCATGTTCGCCTGGGCCTCATTCTCGGGCGACGCCCAGTTTGACAAGGTGTCCTTCTCCGGGGACGCCTGGTTCGCGCAGGTGTCCTTCTCCGGGGACGCCCTTTTCAGCGGGGCGTCCTTCTCCAGCGACGCCTGGTTCATTGGCGCGTCCTTTTCCGCCGACGCCTGGTTCGGAAATGTGTCCTTCTCCGGCGACACCCAGTTCGCCTGGGTGTCCTTCTCCGGCAACGCCCATTTCCATGGGGCACGGTTTGAACTGGCACCACGCTTTGGGCCGCTGGTGTGCGGTAAGCGAGTGGCATTGGACGCTGCGGTGTTCCAGCAGCCGGTGACGATGAAGATTGCCGCCCGCCAGGTGAGCTGTGCGCGCACCCGGTGGGCATCGGCCGCCACGTTGCACCTGCGCTACGCCGAATTGGACCTGCAAGACGCCGTCTGCGAGTACCCAGTGATGGTTTCCGCCCGCCCCACCCCTTTCCCCATACACGACGAGGCTGGTTCCTGGTCACCGGAGTCAGAGTTGTCCGATCTTGAGGCCGAGGTGGGCGTGACGTCGGTGGGCGGGGTGGATGCCGCGCACTTGGCGCTGCACGACATCGACCTGAGCAGGTGCCGGTTCGCTGGCGCCGTCCACCTCGACCAGCTGAAGGTCGACGGCTGGTGCACCTTCGCCACCACCCCCACCAACTGGAGCCGACGTTTCCCCTGGCGATGGAGCCGGCGCAACACCTTGATCGAGGAACACCATTGGCGCGTCCGCACCGCCCGCCACCCCGGCCGGGCCACCGCCCGTGGCTGGACGAGCCAGCCACGGGACGCCCCGGAGCTGAAGCCGGCGGCGGTGGCATCGCTGTACCGGCAGCTGCGCAAGTCCCTGGAGGACGGCAAGAACGAGCCGGACGCCGCCGACTTCTACTACGGCGAGTGCGAGATGCGCCGCCATGACACCGGCCGACCCTGGGGGGAGCGGGCGCTGTTGAGCGCTTACTGGGCCCTGTCCGGGTACGGGCTGCGCGCCACCCGTGCCCTGGCCTGGCTGGTGGCGGCCATGGCCGCCACCATTGCGGTGATGATGCTGTGGGGCCTGCCCACCGACGACCCGAAACCGACCACCACCGGCCGCCAGGTCACTGCCGGGCAGAAGATGGTCCTCACCACTGATACTCCCGACCCGGTCAATCCCACCGGCCCGCTGATCGAACGCGTCACCACCGAACGATGGGAGAAGAGTCTGCGGGTGGTGATCAATTCGGTGGTCTTCCGCTCTTCCGGCCAGGACCTCACCACCACCGGTACCTACACCGAGATGATCTCCCGGTTGGCCGAACCCGTCCTCCTGGGACTGGCCGTCCTCGCCGTCCGCAGCCGCGTCAAACGCTGA
- a CDS encoding IS5 family transposase encodes MSARRPYPSDLSDARWGLVEPVLSAWRFERRGRALDFGRPPEHDLRDIMDAILYVDRTGVQWRYLPHDFPHWNTVYGYFTKWQQEGVFAQLNGLLRQLLRQKEGRESEPSACVIDAQSVKTSSSVHASSQGIDAGKKIVGRKRSIVTDTLGLLLAVLVTAASVQDSVAGTQLLDQVAAGHPGIRKVWVDGGYRQHLVEHAATLGIDMEITARTPGTRGFTPIPKRWAVERTYGWLMLHRRLARDYETLPARSEAMIHLAMTDLMARRLTGENTISWRDPTPQTKHLIPG; translated from the coding sequence ATGTCTGCGCGACGTCCGTATCCGAGTGATCTGTCCGATGCCCGCTGGGGGTTGGTCGAGCCGGTGTTGTCCGCCTGGCGCTTCGAGCGCCGCGGCAGGGCCCTGGACTTCGGCCGGCCGCCCGAGCATGATCTGCGCGACATCATGGACGCGATCTTGTATGTGGACCGGACCGGGGTTCAGTGGCGCTACCTCCCGCACGACTTCCCGCACTGGAACACGGTTTACGGCTACTTCACGAAGTGGCAGCAGGAAGGTGTGTTCGCCCAGCTCAACGGTCTGCTCAGGCAGCTGTTGCGACAGAAGGAAGGACGGGAGTCCGAGCCGTCGGCCTGTGTGATCGACGCTCAGAGCGTCAAGACCTCCTCCAGCGTTCACGCCTCCAGCCAGGGCATCGACGCCGGCAAGAAGATCGTGGGCCGAAAGCGGAGCATCGTGACCGACACGCTCGGCCTGCTGCTGGCGGTGCTGGTCACCGCGGCCAGTGTCCAGGACTCCGTGGCCGGCACTCAGCTCCTCGACCAGGTTGCCGCCGGCCATCCCGGCATCCGCAAGGTGTGGGTCGACGGCGGCTACCGCCAGCACCTCGTCGAGCACGCCGCCACCCTCGGCATCGACATGGAAATCACCGCCCGCACACCCGGGACCAGGGGTTTCACCCCGATCCCGAAGCGGTGGGCGGTCGAGCGGACCTACGGATGGCTCATGCTCCACCGCCGCCTGGCCCGCGACTACGAAACCCTTCCCGCCCGCTCCGAAGCCATGATCCATCTCGCCATGACCGACCTGATGGCCCGCCGCCTCACCGGCGAGAACACCATCTCCTGGCGCGACCCGACACCGCAGACCAAACATCTGATTCCGGGATAA